A genomic window from Agrobacterium larrymoorei includes:
- the nusG gene encoding transcription termination/antitermination protein NusG has protein sequence MAARWYIVQAYSNFEKKVAESIEEKVRQKGLDHLFEKILVPTEKVVEVRRGRKVDSERKFFPGYVLVRANLTDEAYHLIKNTPKVTGFLGSDNKPVPIPDSEADRILGQVQEGVERPKSSVSFEIGEQVRVSDGPFASFNGVVQDVDEERSRLKVEVSIFGRATPVELEYNQVEKV, from the coding sequence ATGGCAGCGCGTTGGTATATCGTTCAGGCCTACTCGAATTTCGAGAAGAAGGTTGCTGAATCGATCGAGGAAAAGGTTCGCCAGAAGGGTCTGGACCATTTATTCGAGAAAATCCTCGTTCCGACCGAAAAGGTCGTCGAGGTGCGTCGTGGTCGCAAGGTCGATAGCGAGCGCAAGTTCTTTCCAGGTTACGTGCTGGTGCGCGCCAACCTGACGGATGAGGCCTATCACCTCATCAAGAATACGCCGAAAGTCACCGGCTTCCTCGGTTCCGACAACAAGCCGGTTCCGATCCCGGACTCCGAGGCCGACCGTATTCTCGGTCAGGTTCAGGAAGGTGTCGAGCGTCCGAAGTCTTCGGTCTCGTTCGAAATCGGCGAGCAGGTTCGCGTCTCCGACGGTCCGTTTGCATCGTTCAACGGTGTTGTTCAGGATGTCGATGAAGAGCGCTCGCGCCTCAAGGTCGAAGTTTCGATCTTCGGTCGCGCCACTCCGGTGGAGCTGGAATACAATCAGGTCGAGAAGGTCTGA
- the rplL gene encoding 50S ribosomal protein L7/L12, producing MADLAKIVEDLSSLTVLEAAELSKLLEEKWGVSAAAPVAVAAAGGAAAAAAPEEEKTEFDVILVDAGANKINVIKEVRGITGLGLKEAKDLVEGAPKPVKEAVSKAEAADLKKKLEDAGAKVDVK from the coding sequence ATGGCTGATCTCGCAAAGATCGTAGAAGACCTCTCCTCGCTGACCGTTCTGGAAGCTGCTGAGCTTTCCAAGCTTCTCGAAGAGAAGTGGGGCGTTTCCGCTGCTGCTCCTGTAGCAGTTGCTGCTGCTGGTGGCGCTGCTGCCGCTGCTGCTCCGGAAGAAGAAAAGACCGAGTTCGACGTTATCCTGGTTGACGCTGGCGCCAACAAGATCAACGTCATCAAGGAAGTCCGTGGCATCACCGGCCTCGGCCTGAAGGAAGCTAAGGACCTCGTTGAAGGCGCTCCGAAGCCTGTCAAGGAAGCTGTTTCCAAGGCTGAAGCTGCTGACCTCAAGAAGAAGCTTGAAGACGCCGGCGCTAAGGTCGACGTTAAGTAA
- the rpoC gene encoding DNA-directed RNA polymerase subunit beta', which translates to MNQEVMNLFNPQVPAQHFDSIRISIASPEKILSWSYGEIKKPETINYRTFKPERDGLFCARIFGPIKDYECLCGKYKRMKYKGIICEKCGVEVTLSRVRRERMGHIELAAPVAHIWFLKSLPSRISTLLDMTLKDVERVLYFENYIVTEPGLTSLKQNQLLSEEEYMIAVDEFGEDQFTAMIGAEAIYEMLASMNLEKIAGDLRSDLAETTSDLKQKKLMKRLKIVENFMESGNRPEWMIMKVVPVIPPDLRPLVPLDGGRFATSDLNDLYRRVINRNNRLKRLIELRAPGIIIRNEKRMLQESVDALFDNGRRGRVITGANKRPLKSLSDMLKGKQGRFRQNLLGKRVDYSGRSVIVTGPELKLHQCGLPKKMALELFKPFIYARLDAKGYSSTVKQAKKLVEKEKPEVWDILDEVIREHPVLLNRAPTLHRLGIQAFEPTLVEGKAIQLHPLVCTAFNADFDGDQMAVHVPLSLEAQLEARVLMMSTNNILHPANGAPIIVPSQDMVLGLYYLSIMNEREPGEGMAFSDMGELHHALENKVVTLHAKIRGRFKTMDADGKLVSKIYETTPGRMIIGELLPKNVNVPFETCNQEMTKKNISKMIDTVYRHCGQKDTVIFCDRIMQLGFTHACRAGISFGKDDMIIPDTKAKIVGDTESLVKEYEQQYNDGLITQGEKYNKVVDAWGKATEKVAEEMMARIKAVEFDPETGRQKPMNSIYMMSHSGARGSPNQMRQLGGMRGLMAKPSGEIIETPIISNFKEGLTVNEYFNSTHGARKGLADTALKTANSGYLTRRLVDVAQDCIVNSRDCGTDKGLTMTAIVDAGQVVASLGARILGRTSLDDIDNPVTGENIVKAGTLIDEADVAAIEKAGIQSVRIRSALTCEIQVGVCGVCYGRDLARGTPVNMGEAVGVIAAQSIGEPGTQLTMRTFHLGGTANVVDQSFLEASYEGTIQIKNRNILRSSEGVLIAMGRNMSVTILDERGVERSSQRVAYGSKLFVDDGDKVKRGQRLAEWDPYTRPMMTEVEGTVHFEDLVDGLSVLEATDESTGITKRQVIDWRSTPRGSDLKPSIVIKDASGAVAKLSRGGEARFQLSVDAILSVEPGQKVSQGDVLARSPLESAKTKDITGGLPRVAELFEARRPKDHAIIAEIDGTIRLGRDYKNKRRVMIEPAEDGVEPVEYLIPKGKPFHLQEGDYIEKGEYILDGNPAPHDILAIKGVEALASYLVNEIQEVYRLQGVVINDKHIEVIVRQMLQKVEITDAGDSQYIVGDNVDRIEMEDNNDRLIEEGKKPAYGEPVLLGITKASLQTPSFISAASFQETTKVLTEAAIAGKTDTLQGLKENVIVGRLIPAGTGGTMTQIRRIATTRDDLIIEERKKSTGSASANQMLQDMTDKAPAAE; encoded by the coding sequence ATGAACCAAGAGGTCATGAATCTTTTCAACCCGCAGGTGCCCGCGCAGCATTTCGATTCCATCCGGATTTCGATCGCTTCGCCGGAGAAAATCCTGTCGTGGTCCTACGGCGAGATCAAGAAGCCGGAAACCATCAACTACCGTACGTTCAAGCCTGAGCGTGACGGCCTGTTCTGCGCGCGCATTTTCGGACCAATCAAGGACTATGAGTGCCTGTGCGGTAAGTACAAGCGCATGAAGTACAAGGGCATCATCTGCGAAAAGTGCGGCGTCGAAGTGACCCTGTCGCGCGTTCGCCGTGAGCGTATGGGCCATATCGAGCTTGCCGCTCCGGTTGCCCATATCTGGTTCCTGAAGTCTCTGCCTTCGCGTATCTCGACGCTGCTCGACATGACGCTGAAGGATGTAGAGCGCGTTCTCTACTTCGAAAACTACATCGTGACCGAGCCTGGCCTGACTTCCCTGAAGCAGAACCAGCTTCTGTCCGAAGAAGAGTACATGATCGCTGTCGATGAATTTGGTGAAGACCAGTTCACGGCCATGATCGGTGCTGAAGCGATCTATGAAATGCTCGCTTCGATGAACCTTGAAAAAATCGCTGGCGATCTGCGTTCTGATCTGGCTGAGACCACCTCGGATCTCAAGCAGAAGAAGCTGATGAAGCGCCTGAAGATCGTCGAGAACTTCATGGAGTCCGGCAACCGTCCGGAGTGGATGATCATGAAGGTCGTTCCGGTGATCCCGCCGGATCTTCGTCCGCTGGTACCGCTGGATGGCGGTCGCTTTGCGACGTCTGACCTCAACGATCTCTATCGTCGCGTCATCAACCGTAACAACCGTCTGAAGCGTCTTATCGAGCTTCGCGCACCGGGCATCATCATCCGCAACGAAAAGCGTATGTTGCAGGAATCTGTTGACGCGCTGTTCGACAACGGCCGTCGCGGTCGCGTCATCACGGGTGCCAACAAGCGTCCGCTGAAGTCGCTCTCCGACATGCTCAAGGGCAAGCAGGGCCGCTTCCGTCAGAACCTTCTTGGCAAGCGCGTCGACTATTCCGGCCGTTCGGTCATCGTGACCGGTCCGGAACTCAAGTTGCACCAGTGCGGCCTGCCGAAGAAGATGGCGCTCGAACTGTTCAAGCCGTTCATCTATGCCCGCCTTGACGCTAAGGGGTACTCCTCCACTGTCAAGCAGGCGAAGAAGCTGGTTGAAAAGGAAAAGCCCGAAGTCTGGGATATCCTCGACGAGGTCATCCGCGAGCATCCGGTTCTTCTGAACCGCGCACCGACGCTGCACCGTCTCGGCATCCAGGCTTTCGAACCGACGCTGGTCGAAGGCAAGGCGATCCAGCTGCATCCGCTCGTCTGCACGGCGTTCAACGCCGACTTCGACGGTGACCAGATGGCCGTGCACGTTCCGCTGTCGCTTGAAGCGCAGTTGGAAGCACGCGTGCTGATGATGTCGACCAACAACATTCTGCACCCGGCAAACGGCGCACCGATCATCGTTCCTTCGCAGGACATGGTTCTCGGCCTCTACTACCTCTCGATCATGAACGAGCGCGAGCCCGGCGAAGGCATGGCCTTCTCCGACATGGGCGAGTTGCATCATGCTCTGGAAAACAAGGTCGTGACGCTGCATGCGAAAATCCGTGGCCGCTTCAAGACCATGGATGCCGACGGCAAGCTGGTTTCCAAGATCTATGAAACGACGCCTGGACGCATGATCATCGGCGAACTTCTGCCGAAGAACGTGAACGTGCCGTTCGAGACCTGCAACCAGGAAATGACCAAGAAGAACATCTCCAAGATGATCGACACGGTCTACCGTCACTGCGGTCAGAAGGACACGGTCATTTTCTGCGACCGTATCATGCAGCTCGGCTTTACCCATGCCTGCCGCGCCGGCATTTCGTTCGGCAAGGACGACATGATCATTCCGGACACCAAGGCAAAGATCGTTGGCGACACCGAATCTCTGGTGAAGGAATACGAGCAGCAGTACAATGATGGTCTCATCACCCAGGGCGAAAAGTACAACAAGGTTGTCGACGCCTGGGGTAAGGCGACCGAAAAGGTCGCCGAAGAAATGATGGCGCGCATTAAGGCTGTGGAATTCGATCCGGAAACGGGCCGCCAGAAGCCGATGAACTCCATCTACATGATGAGCCACTCGGGCGCCCGCGGTTCACCGAACCAGATGCGTCAGCTCGGCGGTATGCGTGGTCTTATGGCCAAGCCATCGGGCGAAATCATCGAAACGCCGATCATCTCGAACTTCAAGGAAGGCCTGACCGTTAACGAGTACTTCAACTCGACTCACGGTGCCCGTAAGGGTCTTGCAGACACCGCCTTGAAGACGGCGAACTCCGGTTACCTGACGCGTCGTCTCGTTGACGTTGCGCAGGACTGCATTGTCAACTCGCGTGATTGCGGCACCGACAAGGGCCTCACCATGACTGCCATCGTCGATGCCGGTCAGGTCGTTGCTTCGCTCGGCGCCCGTATTCTCGGTCGTACTTCGCTCGACGACATCGACAACCCGGTCACTGGCGAGAACATCGTCAAGGCTGGCACGCTGATCGATGAAGCCGACGTTGCTGCCATCGAGAAGGCTGGTATCCAGTCCGTCCGTATCCGCTCGGCTCTGACCTGCGAAATCCAGGTCGGTGTTTGCGGCGTCTGCTACGGTCGTGACCTTGCACGCGGTACGCCTGTCAACATGGGCGAAGCCGTGGGCGTTATCGCCGCTCAGTCGATCGGTGAGCCGGGCACGCAGCTGACCATGCGTACGTTCCACCTTGGTGGCACGGCCAACGTGGTTGACCAGTCGTTCCTGGAAGCGTCCTACGAAGGCACGATTCAGATCAAGAACCGCAACATCCTCCGCTCGTCGGAAGGTGTTCTCATCGCCATGGGCCGCAACATGTCGGTTACCATTCTCGATGAGCGTGGCGTCGAGCGTTCTTCGCAGCGCGTCGCCTACGGTTCGAAGCTGTTCGTGGATGATGGCGACAAGGTTAAGCGCGGTCAGCGTCTTGCAGAGTGGGACCCTTACACCCGTCCAATGATGACGGAAGTGGAAGGCACGGTTCACTTCGAAGATCTGGTCGATGGTCTCTCCGTTCTCGAAGCGACCGACGAATCCACCGGTATCACCAAGCGTCAGGTTATCGACTGGCGTTCGACACCACGTGGTTCGGATCTGAAGCCTTCGATCGTCATCAAGGATGCGTCCGGCGCAGTTGCCAAGCTGTCTCGTGGCGGCGAAGCCCGCTTCCAGCTCTCGGTGGATGCGATTCTCTCGGTCGAGCCTGGTCAGAAGGTTTCCCAGGGTGACGTGCTTGCACGTTCGCCGCTGGAAAGCGCCAAGACCAAGGACATCACCGGTGGTCTGCCGCGCGTTGCCGAACTCTTCGAAGCGCGTCGTCCGAAGGATCACGCTATCATCGCTGAAATCGATGGTACGATCCGTCTCGGCCGCGACTACAAGAACAAGCGCCGCGTGATGATCGAGCCTGCGGAAGACGGCGTCGAGCCAGTCGAATACCTGATTCCGAAGGGCAAGCCCTTCCATCTTCAGGAAGGCGACTACATCGAGAAGGGCGAGTACATTCTCGATGGTAACCCGGCACCGCACGACATTCTGGCGATCAAGGGCGTGGAGGCACTCGCTTCCTACCTCGTGAACGAAATCCAGGAAGTCTATCGTCTGCAGGGCGTTGTCATCAACGACAAGCATATCGAAGTCATCGTTCGTCAGATGCTGCAGAAGGTTGAGATCACGGATGCCGGCGACAGCCAGTACATCGTGGGCGACAACGTCGACCGCATCGAGATGGAAGACAACAACGATCGTCTGATCGAAGAAGGCAAGAAGCCTGCCTATGGCGAACCGGTTCTTCTCGGTATCACCAAGGCATCGCTGCAGACGCCGTCCTTCATCTCGGCTGCTTCGTTCCAGGAAACCACCAAGGTTCTCACGGAAGCTGCTATTGCCGGCAAGACGGACACGCTGCAGGGCCTCAAGGAAAACGTCATCGTTGGCCGCCTCATCCCGGCTGGTACCGGCGGCACCATGACGCAGATCCGCCGCATCGCGACAACCCGCGACGACCTGATCATCGAGGAGCGCAAGAAGAGCACTGGCTCTGCTTCCGCAAACCAGATGCTGCAGGACATGACGGACAAGGCACCGGCTGCCGAGTAA
- the rplA gene encoding 50S ribosomal protein L1 codes for MAKLAKRVQKTREGVDPNKLYVLTDAISMVKERAVAKFDETIEVAMNLGVDPRHADQMVRGVVNLPNGTGRDVRVAVFARGAKADEAKAAGADIVGAEDLLETVQGGKIDFDRVIATPDMMPLVGRLGKVLGPRGMMPNPKVGTVTMDVAGAVKASKGGAVEFRVEKAGIVHAGVGKASFDAKALEENIKAFADAVIKAKPTGAKGNYVKRVAISSTMGPGFKIDPSSVTA; via the coding sequence ATGGCTAAGCTTGCAAAGCGCGTACAGAAGACCCGTGAAGGTGTCGACCCGAACAAGCTCTACGTCCTGACCGACGCCATCTCGATGGTTAAGGAACGGGCTGTCGCCAAGTTCGACGAAACCATTGAAGTTGCAATGAACCTCGGCGTCGACCCGCGTCACGCCGACCAGATGGTTCGTGGCGTTGTCAACCTGCCGAACGGCACAGGCCGTGACGTTCGCGTTGCTGTCTTCGCTCGTGGCGCCAAGGCTGACGAAGCTAAGGCTGCTGGTGCAGACATCGTTGGCGCTGAAGACCTGCTGGAAACGGTTCAGGGCGGCAAGATCGATTTCGACCGCGTTATCGCTACCCCTGACATGATGCCGCTCGTCGGCCGTCTCGGCAAGGTTCTCGGCCCGCGCGGCATGATGCCGAACCCGAAGGTTGGCACGGTTACGATGGATGTCGCTGGTGCCGTCAAGGCTTCCAAGGGCGGCGCTGTCGAGTTCCGCGTCGAAAAGGCCGGTATCGTTCACGCTGGCGTTGGCAAGGCTTCGTTCGATGCCAAGGCGCTGGAAGAAAACATCAAGGCTTTTGCTGACGCTGTCATCAAGGCCAAGCCTACGGGTGCAAAGGGCAACTACGTCAAGCGCGTAGCGATCTCCTCCACCATGGGCCCAGGCTTCAAGATCGACCCTTCGTCGGTTACGGCCTAA
- the rpoB gene encoding DNA-directed RNA polymerase subunit beta: MAQTLSFNGRRRVRKFFGKIPEVAEMPNLIEVQKASYDQFLMVDEPKGGRPDEGLNAVFKSVFPITDFSGASMLEFVSYEFEAPKFDVEECRQRDLTYAAPLKVTLRLIVFDIDEDTGAKSIKDIKEQSVYMGDMPLMTNNGTFIVNGTERVIVSQMHRSPGVFFDHDKGKSHSSGKLLFAARVIPYRGSWLDIEFDAKDVVFARIDRRRKLPVTSLLMALGMDGEDILSTFYTKATYVREGDGWRIPFQPETLKNAKVITDMIDADTGEVVVEGGKKLTPRLLRQLTDKGLKALKASDEDLYGNFLAEDIVNYETGEIYLEAGDEIDDKALTVILGHGFDEISVLNIDHVNVGAYIRNTLAADKNENRQDALFDIYRVMRPGEPPTMDSAEAMFNSLFFDAERYDLSAVGRVKMNMRLDLDVEDTVRTLRKDDILAVVKMLVELRDGKGEIDDIDNLGNRRVRSVGELMENQYRLGLLRMERAIKERMSSIEIDTVMPQDLINAKPAAAAVREFFGSSQLSQFMDQVNPLSEITHKRRLSALGPGGLTRERAGFEVRDVHPTHYGRICPIETPEGPNIGLINSLATFARVNKYGFIESPYRKIVDGKVTTDVIYLSAMEEAKYYVAQANAELDAEGAFTEEFVVCRHAGEVMLAPRDNINLMDVSPKQLVSVAAALIPFLENDDANRALMGSNMQRQAVPLLRAEAPFVGTGMEPIVARDSGAAIAARRGGVVDQVDATRIVIRATEDLDAGKSGVDIYRLQKFQRSNQNTCVNQRPLVSVGDVLNKGDIIADGPSTDLGDLALGRNALVAFMPWNGYNYEDSILMSERIVSDDVFTSIHIEEFEVMARDTKLGPEEITRDIPNVSEEALKNLDEAGIVYIGAEVQPGDILVGKITPKGESPMTPEEKLLRAIFGEKASDVRDTSMRMPPGTFGTVVEVRVFNRHGVEKDERAMAIEREEIERLAKDRDDEQAILDRNVYGRLVDMLRGQVSIAGPKGFKKGVELSNAVVSEYPRSQWWMFAVEDEKVQAEIEALRGQYDESKSRLEQRFMDKVEKVQRGDEMPPGVMKMVKVFVAVKRKIQPGDKMAGRHGNKGVVSRIVPVEDMPFLEDGTHVDICLNPLGVPSRMNVGQILETHLAWACAGMGKKIGELLDEYRKTMDITDLKNELTEVYASEAKDEVSSFDDDALVRLAEQSRKGVSIATPVFDGAHEPDVASMLKRAGLHESGQSVLYDGRTGEAFDRKVTVGYMYMIKLNHLVDDKIHARSIGPYSLVTQQPLGGKAQFGGQRFGEMEVWALEAYGAAYTLQEMLTVKSDDVAGRTKVYEAIVRGDDTFEAGIPESFNVLVKEMRSLGLSVELENSKLEEQQAADQLPDAAE; this comes from the coding sequence ATGGCTCAGACCCTTTCGTTTAACGGTCGTAGGCGCGTACGCAAGTTTTTCGGCAAAATTCCAGAAGTAGCGGAAATGCCGAACCTCATCGAGGTTCAGAAGGCTTCGTATGACCAATTCCTCATGGTTGACGAGCCCAAGGGCGGACGTCCCGACGAGGGATTGAATGCCGTATTCAAATCCGTATTCCCGATCACCGACTTCTCCGGCGCGTCCATGCTGGAATTCGTATCCTACGAATTCGAAGCACCGAAGTTCGATGTCGAGGAATGCCGTCAGCGCGATCTGACCTACGCAGCGCCGCTCAAGGTGACGCTGCGCCTTATCGTGTTCGATATCGACGAGGATACAGGCGCGAAGTCCATCAAGGACATCAAGGAACAGTCCGTCTACATGGGCGACATGCCGCTCATGACCAATAACGGCACGTTCATCGTGAACGGCACCGAGCGCGTTATCGTGTCTCAGATGCACCGTTCGCCGGGTGTCTTCTTCGACCACGACAAGGGCAAGAGCCACTCTTCCGGCAAGCTGCTCTTTGCTGCGCGCGTCATCCCTTACCGCGGTTCGTGGCTCGATATCGAGTTCGACGCCAAGGATGTCGTGTTCGCGCGTATCGACCGTCGCCGCAAGCTTCCCGTGACCTCGCTGCTTATGGCGCTTGGCATGGATGGCGAAGACATTCTGTCGACCTTCTACACCAAGGCGACCTATGTTCGCGAAGGCGACGGCTGGCGCATTCCGTTCCAGCCCGAGACGCTGAAGAACGCCAAGGTCATCACCGACATGATCGACGCCGATACCGGCGAAGTCGTTGTCGAAGGTGGCAAGAAGCTGACCCCGCGCCTGCTGCGTCAGTTGACAGACAAGGGCCTGAAGGCTCTGAAGGCCAGTGACGAAGACCTGTATGGCAACTTCCTTGCCGAGGACATCGTCAACTACGAGACGGGTGAAATCTATCTCGAAGCCGGCGACGAAATCGACGACAAGGCACTGACCGTCATTCTCGGCCATGGCTTCGACGAGATTTCCGTCCTCAACATCGACCACGTCAATGTTGGCGCCTATATCCGCAACACGCTTGCTGCAGACAAGAACGAGAACCGTCAGGACGCTCTGTTCGATATCTACCGCGTGATGCGTCCAGGTGAACCGCCGACCATGGATTCTGCGGAAGCCATGTTCAACTCGCTGTTCTTCGACGCCGAGCGTTACGACCTTTCTGCCGTCGGTCGCGTCAAGATGAACATGCGTCTCGACCTCGACGTGGAAGACACCGTGCGCACGCTGCGCAAGGACGACATCCTGGCCGTGGTCAAGATGCTGGTCGAACTGCGTGACGGCAAGGGCGAGATCGACGACATCGACAACCTCGGCAACCGCCGTGTTCGTTCTGTCGGTGAGTTGATGGAGAACCAGTATCGTCTGGGTCTGCTGCGCATGGAGCGCGCGATCAAGGAACGTATGTCCTCGATCGAAATCGACACGGTGATGCCGCAGGACCTGATCAACGCGAAGCCGGCCGCAGCTGCCGTTCGTGAATTCTTCGGTTCTTCGCAGCTGTCGCAGTTCATGGACCAGGTGAACCCGCTTTCGGAAATCACCCACAAGCGCCGTCTTTCGGCTCTTGGGCCGGGCGGTCTGACCCGCGAGCGCGCAGGCTTCGAAGTCCGCGACGTTCACCCGACACACTACGGCCGTATTTGCCCGATCGAAACGCCGGAAGGCCCGAACATCGGTCTGATCAACAGCCTGGCGACCTTCGCCCGCGTCAACAAGTACGGCTTCATCGAAAGCCCGTACCGCAAGATCGTGGACGGCAAGGTCACCACCGACGTGATCTACCTCTCCGCTATGGAAGAGGCGAAGTATTACGTTGCACAGGCCAATGCCGAGCTCGATGCTGAAGGTGCATTCACGGAAGAATTCGTGGTCTGCCGTCATGCGGGCGAAGTTATGCTGGCTCCGCGTGACAACATCAACCTGATGGACGTTTCGCCGAAGCAGCTGGTTTCGGTCGCTGCGGCTCTCATTCCGTTCCTGGAAAACGACGACGCCAACCGCGCTCTCATGGGCTCGAACATGCAGCGTCAGGCCGTTCCGCTTCTGCGTGCCGAAGCGCCGTTCGTCGGTACCGGCATGGAGCCGATCGTTGCCCGTGACTCCGGCGCTGCTATCGCAGCCCGTCGTGGCGGCGTGGTCGACCAGGTGGATGCGACCCGTATCGTTATCCGCGCAACGGAAGATCTCGATGCTGGCAAGTCCGGCGTTGATATCTACCGCCTGCAGAAGTTCCAGCGTTCCAACCAGAACACCTGCGTCAACCAGCGTCCGCTGGTTTCCGTTGGCGACGTTCTGAACAAGGGCGACATCATCGCGGACGGTCCTTCGACCGATCTCGGCGACCTGGCACTTGGCCGTAACGCGCTCGTCGCGTTCATGCCGTGGAACGGTTACAACTACGAAGACTCGATCCTGATGTCGGAGCGCATCGTCTCCGACGACGTGTTCACCTCCATCCACATCGAAGAATTCGAAGTGATGGCCCGCGACACCAAGCTTGGTCCGGAAGAAATCACGCGCGACATTCCGAACGTTTCGGAAGAAGCGCTGAAGAACCTCGACGAAGCCGGTATCGTCTACATCGGTGCGGAAGTTCAGCCTGGCGATATCCTCGTCGGCAAGATCACGCCGAAGGGCGAAAGCCCGATGACGCCGGAAGAAAAGCTTCTGCGCGCCATCTTCGGTGAAAAGGCTTCCGACGTTCGCGACACCTCCATGCGCATGCCTCCGGGCACGTTCGGTACGGTCGTCGAAGTTCGCGTGTTCAACCGTCACGGCGTCGAAAAGGACGAACGTGCGATGGCTATCGAGCGCGAGGAAATCGAGCGCCTGGCCAAGGACCGCGACGACGAGCAGGCCATTCTGGACCGCAACGTCTATGGCCGTCTGGTCGACATGCTGCGCGGTCAGGTTTCGATTGCCGGTCCGAAGGGCTTCAAGAAGGGTGTTGAACTGTCCAACGCCGTCGTCTCCGAATATCCTCGCTCGCAGTGGTGGATGTTCGCTGTCGAGGACGAGAAGGTTCAGGCCGAGATCGAAGCTCTGCGCGGTCAGTACGACGAGTCCAAGTCGCGCCTTGAACAGCGCTTCATGGATAAGGTCGAGAAGGTCCAGCGCGGCGACGAAATGCCTCCGGGCGTCATGAAGATGGTCAAGGTCTTCGTTGCTGTTAAGCGCAAGATCCAGCCGGGCGACAAGATGGCTGGCCGTCACGGTAACAAGGGTGTTGTCTCGCGTATCGTGCCTGTCGAAGACATGCCGTTCCTGGAAGACGGTACGCATGTCGACATCTGCTTGAACCCGCTGGGCGTGCCTTCGCGCATGAACGTCGGTCAGATCCTCGAAACGCACCTCGCATGGGCTTGCGCCGGTATGGGCAAGAAGATCGGCGAGCTGCTCGACGAGTATCGCAAGACGATGGACATCACCGACCTGAAGAACGAGCTGACGGAAGTCTACGCGTCCGAAGCGAAGGACGAAGTGTCTTCCTTCGACGACGATGCGCTGGTGCGTCTGGCAGAACAGTCCCGCAAGGGCGTCTCCATCGCAACGCCGGTCTTCGACGGTGCGCATGAGCCTGACGTTGCTTCCATGCTGAAGCGCGCCGGTCTGCATGAGTCCGGTCAGTCGGTTCTCTATGATGGACGTACGGGTGAGGCTTTCGACCGCAAGGTGACTGTCGGCTACATGTACATGATCAAGCTGAACCACCTTGTCGACGACAAGATCCACGCTCGCTCGATCGGTCCTTACTCGCTCGTTACCCAGCAGCCACTGGGCGGCAAGGCGCAGTTCGGTGGTCAGCGCTTCGGGGAAATGGAAGTCTGGGCTCTGGAAGCTTACGGCGCGGCCTACACGCTGCAGGAAATGCTCACCGTCAAGTCGGACGACGTGGCGGGCCGCACCAAGGTTTACGAAGCGATCGTCCGTGGTGACGACACCTTCGAAGCCGGTATTCCGGAGAGCTTCAACGTTCTCGTCAAGGAAATGCGGTCTCTGGGCCTCTCCGTCGAGCTGGAAAATTCCAAGCTCGAAGAGCAGCAGGCTGCCGATCAGCTGCCTGACGCGGCGGAATAA
- the rplK gene encoding 50S ribosomal protein L11, producing the protein MAKKVAGQLKLQVKAGSANPSPPIGPALGQRGINIMEFCKAFNAATQEMEKGMPIPVVITYYQDKSFTFVMKQPPMTYWLKKEAKITSGSKTPGKGAKVGSITKAQVKTIAEAKMKDLNAANIEGAMAMVEGSARAMGLEVVG; encoded by the coding sequence ATGGCTAAGAAAGTTGCAGGCCAGCTCAAGTTGCAGGTAAAGGCAGGATCGGCCAACCCGTCCCCGCCAATCGGCCCTGCGCTTGGTCAGCGTGGCATTAACATCATGGAATTCTGCAAGGCGTTCAATGCCGCCACGCAGGAAATGGAAAAGGGTATGCCGATCCCGGTCGTCATCACCTATTACCAGGACAAGTCCTTCACCTTCGTCATGAAGCAGCCGCCGATGACGTACTGGCTGAAGAAGGAAGCGAAGATCACCTCCGGTTCCAAGACGCCTGGCAAGGGCGCCAAGGTCGGCTCCATCACCAAGGCTCAGGTCAAGACGATCGCAGAAGCCAAGATGAAGGATCTGAACGCAGCCAACATCGAAGGCGCAATGGCAATGGTTGAGGGCTCTGCCCGCGCCATGGGCCTGGAAGTGGTAGGTTGA
- the rplJ gene encoding 50S ribosomal protein L10, protein MERAEKREFVTELNEVFKASGSVVVAHYAGVTVAQMNDFRSKMRAAGGTVKVAKNRLAKIALQGTESEGMSDLFKGQTLIAYSNDPMIAPKVVMDFAKTNDKVVVLGGAMGATTLTADAVKSLATLPSLDELRAKLLGLLNAPATRVATVVAAPASQLARVFSAYSKKDEAA, encoded by the coding sequence GTGGAAAGAGCGGAAAAACGCGAATTCGTCACGGAGCTGAACGAAGTCTTCAAGGCTTCCGGTTCAGTTGTCGTGGCCCACTATGCTGGTGTCACAGTTGCGCAGATGAACGATTTTCGTTCGAAAATGCGTGCTGCTGGCGGCACCGTCAAGGTCGCGAAGAACCGCCTGGCCAAGATCGCTCTTCAGGGTACGGAGTCGGAAGGGATGTCAGATCTCTTCAAGGGACAGACGCTGATTGCATACAGCAATGACCCTATGATTGCTCCGAAAGTCGTCATGGACTTCGCCAAGACCAACGACAAGGTCGTTGTTTTGGGCGGCGCCATGGGCGCAACCACGCTCACAGCAGATGCAGTCAAGTCGCTCGCGACCCTGCCTTCGCTGGATGAGCTGCGTGCGAAGCTGCTGGGCCTTCTCAATGCCCCGGCAACTCGCGTCGCAACGGTTGTTGCAGCACCGGCAAGCCAGCTTGCTCGTGTGTTCTCGGCTTACTCCAAGAAGGACGAAGCCGCTTAA